In Methanobacterium paludis, the following proteins share a genomic window:
- a CDS encoding glycosyltransferase family 39 protein, which translates to MNYHLNEHKTGYSNLLIAIFLTILTVVTRVPFVSKYLFEWDSVNFALSFNKYDIAMQQPQSPGYILYVYLGKVVNSIFHDPNTTMVFISIIFSILTVLLVYFLAKQMLSQKIAIISTLLLIFSPIFWFYGEIATIYPVESFLAVLIVYTSYQILRGKTRFIYISALTLGIAGGFRQELIIFMLPLWLYCLHHHFKDIRRLSTSFIIFIVSIMLWAVPTVLFAGGLKSYMVSSGHFAASFKTTSAFFGAAPTTHILMDTALLSWLILGVGFVTAIILVFFLLKKWKTILNFEMVKNPIFMILLLWILPELLFQIFIPLSKPGYILTYLPALLIIAGYAFNFLSSDLSRKFSVSPKSILGCLLIITIILNGVYFLYPYHFNSEETWETPVSQMNESQKIELGIDMLAMYNYEKIYKNDKNTEMHIQTILELSNSDPGSTMVVVRDITREDQGFSWRKSSYYLPASDNYYFLDYENSQFKSAKMTSNVSVFYEKNDQISGFENETVVIPVNSSIKRIVWIMSDKSEFFKEVQSKIGLKVINLPNGLKIYYSDINGTDMNVKINNFIFKTSQT; encoded by the coding sequence ATGAACTATCACCTTAACGAGCACAAAACTGGATATTCTAATTTGTTGATAGCAATTTTTCTAACCATTTTAACTGTTGTAACTCGAGTACCCTTTGTAAGTAAATATCTATTTGAGTGGGATTCTGTAAACTTTGCACTGTCATTTAATAAATATGACATTGCAATGCAGCAGCCACAGTCTCCAGGATACATACTCTATGTATATCTTGGAAAAGTCGTAAATAGTATATTTCACGACCCTAACACCACAATGGTGTTTATAAGTATAATTTTCAGTATTTTAACTGTTTTGCTTGTGTACTTTCTTGCAAAACAGATGTTATCACAAAAAATAGCCATTATCAGCACTTTACTTCTAATTTTTAGCCCAATATTCTGGTTTTACGGTGAAATTGCCACTATATATCCTGTAGAATCTTTTTTAGCCGTGTTGATAGTTTACACATCTTACCAGATCTTGAGGGGTAAAACTAGATTCATCTACATCTCAGCACTGACCCTAGGTATTGCAGGAGGATTCAGACAGGAGCTCATAATCTTCATGCTGCCTTTATGGCTCTACTGCCTTCACCATCACTTTAAAGATATTAGAAGGTTATCTACATCTTTTATCATTTTTATCGTTTCAATAATGCTATGGGCCGTACCCACAGTTCTTTTTGCAGGTGGTTTAAAATCTTATATGGTATCTTCTGGACATTTCGCCGCGTCCTTCAAAACAACTTCTGCGTTCTTTGGAGCAGCCCCCACAACCCATATCTTAATGGATACTGCTCTCCTTTCATGGTTAATACTTGGAGTTGGGTTTGTTACAGCCATAATTCTTGTATTTTTCCTCTTAAAAAAATGGAAAACAATTCTAAACTTTGAAATGGTTAAAAATCCTATCTTCATGATTTTATTACTCTGGATCTTGCCGGAACTCCTTTTCCAGATTTTCATCCCACTTTCAAAACCGGGATACATTCTGACGTATCTGCCTGCCCTACTGATTATTGCAGGATATGCCTTCAATTTCCTTTCTTCAGATTTGAGTCGAAAGTTCAGTGTTTCTCCAAAATCCATTTTGGGTTGCCTGTTAATTATCACCATCATTTTAAACGGTGTATACTTCCTTTATCCTTACCATTTCAACAGTGAAGAAACTTGGGAAACCCCTGTAAGTCAGATGAATGAATCGCAGAAGATTGAACTGGGAATTGATATGTTAGCAATGTACAACTACGAAAAGATATATAAAAACGACAAAAATACAGAGATGCATATCCAAACCATTTTAGAACTGTCTAATTCAGATCCAGGAAGTACCATGGTAGTTGTAAGAGACATTACCCGTGAAGATCAGGGCTTCAGCTGGAGAAAATCCAGTTATTATCTGCCTGCTTCCGATAATTATTATTTCTTGGATTATGAGAATTCTCAGTTTAAAAGTGCCAAGATGACCTCAAATGTCTCGGTATTCTACGAAAAAAACGATCAAATTTCTGGTTTTGAAAATGAAACAGTTGTAATTCCAGTTAACTCATCTATAAAAAGGATTGTATGGATAATGAGTGACAAATCCGAGTTTTTCAAGGAAGTACAATCTAAAATAGGTTTAAAAGTCATAAATCTTCCAAACGGACTTAAAATCTACTATTCAGATATTAACGGCACAGATATGAATGTTAAAATCAACAACTTCATATTCAAAACATCCCAAACATAA
- a CDS encoding phosphorylating glyceraldehyde-3-phosphate dehydrogenase, whose protein sequence is MKAVGINGYGTIGKRVADAVAAQDDMKLAGVTKRTPDFESKMAVEKGYPLYISVPEREELFEEAGIKISGTIEDFYDKVDVIVDATPEGIGAKNMEIYKKLGIKSTFQGGEKHDQIGKSFNSFANFKDSIGADYVRVVSCNTTGLCRTLKPINDLAGIKKVRAVMVRRGADPAQVKKGPINAIVPNPPTVPSHHGPDVQTVMNGLNITTMALLVPTTLMHQHNLMVELENSVSADDVIDKLENTPRVILVEASKGLGSTAQIMEYAKDLGRPRSDLFEIAVWKESINVVDGELYYMQAVHQESDVVPENVDAIRAMLEIEEDPAKSIAKTNKAMGIKG, encoded by the coding sequence ATGAAAGCTGTTGGAATAAACGGATACGGTACCATAGGTAAAAGAGTTGCAGATGCAGTTGCTGCCCAGGATGACATGAAACTTGCAGGGGTCACCAAGCGTACACCTGACTTCGAGTCAAAGATGGCTGTTGAAAAAGGTTACCCCCTTTACATTAGCGTTCCTGAAAGGGAAGAACTGTTTGAAGAGGCGGGTATCAAAATAAGCGGTACAATCGAAGATTTCTACGATAAAGTGGATGTTATAGTTGACGCCACCCCTGAAGGTATCGGTGCAAAGAACATGGAAATCTACAAAAAACTTGGAATAAAATCCACATTCCAGGGCGGGGAAAAACACGACCAGATAGGTAAATCATTCAACTCATTCGCCAACTTCAAGGATTCAATTGGAGCAGACTACGTCAGGGTAGTGTCCTGCAACACCACAGGCCTTTGTAGAACCCTGAAACCAATAAACGACCTTGCAGGAATAAAAAAAGTCAGAGCAGTTATGGTGAGACGTGGAGCAGACCCGGCACAGGTCAAAAAAGGTCCAATAAATGCAATAGTTCCTAACCCGCCAACTGTGCCATCACACCACGGCCCAGACGTGCAAACTGTTATGAACGGCCTCAACATAACAACCATGGCATTACTTGTTCCAACAACACTTATGCACCAGCACAACCTCATGGTTGAACTTGAAAATTCGGTAAGTGCCGACGATGTGATTGACAAGTTAGAAAATACCCCGAGGGTTATTCTTGTAGAAGCTTCAAAGGGTTTAGGTTCAACAGCTCAGATAATGGAGTATGCAAAAGACCTTGGAAGGCCAAGAAGCGACCTATTCGAAATAGCAGTGTGGAAAGAGTCAATAAATGTTGTAGACGGGGAACTCTACTACATGCAGGCAGTTCATCAGGAATCGGATGTTGTACCTGAAAACGTGGATGCAATAAGGGCAATGCTGGAAATTGAAGAGGATCCGGCCAAATCCATTGCAAAAACAAATAAAGCCATGGGAATAAAAGGATAA
- a CDS encoding tyrosine-type recombinase/integrase, which produces MDEKDKILLKNWFIKENYSETTQIMYKHSLELYSTLLKKTITELFNEADVEEESNIRLKKRKYQGYILQFKEHLKNLGKSKNTMNLYISAILSFYNSNDILPPKINLPGGDIGLEKNYGRLITKKEIKQLIDVSSTRDTAIIYTMALSGMSQNEIRNLTIKKFIKSAGNAIKQEINSLNELFKHEEELIKDTVITLEITRQKVNYCYHTFIPPEATKAIIVYLRERCNHRDKRIHPKGISDSLFVVNKGPFMGEQITAAAITGLYQGCGKRSGFKHEDGSYRVWRSHGMRKYFMSTIINKTHNHELANYLVGHTISATERAYWFADPKELKKEYLKVLPYLSLDGAEVKDVKTEELKKYETAMEEFEEMKREMEDYKEFAPLIKVFVEDEEIQKRVEKRLNEKN; this is translated from the coding sequence ATGGATGAAAAAGATAAAATATTACTCAAAAACTGGTTTATAAAGGAAAATTATAGTGAAACAACCCAAATAATGTATAAACACTCATTAGAACTGTACAGTACTCTCTTAAAAAAGACAATTACAGAACTATTCAATGAGGCTGACGTGGAAGAGGAATCAAATATAAGACTCAAAAAAAGGAAATACCAAGGATATATTTTACAATTCAAAGAACATCTTAAAAATTTAGGCAAATCCAAAAATACAATGAATTTATACATTTCAGCCATACTTTCATTTTATAATTCAAATGATATACTCCCTCCAAAAATCAATCTTCCTGGAGGAGATATTGGACTTGAAAAAAATTATGGCAGATTAATCACTAAAAAAGAGATTAAACAATTAATAGATGTTTCAAGCACAAGAGACACTGCAATAATATATACTATGGCATTATCTGGTATGAGCCAAAATGAAATTAGAAACTTGACAATTAAAAAGTTTATAAAATCTGCAGGAAATGCAATAAAACAGGAAATAAACAGTTTAAATGAATTATTTAAACATGAGGAAGAGCTTATTAAAGACACAGTTATAACTCTTGAAATTACTCGGCAGAAAGTTAATTATTGTTATCATACATTCATACCTCCAGAAGCCACAAAAGCAATTATTGTTTATCTCCGTGAACGTTGTAACCATCGTGATAAACGAATACATCCTAAAGGAATTAGTGATTCATTATTTGTTGTGAATAAGGGTCCATTTATGGGAGAACAAATAACGGCTGCAGCAATTACAGGATTATATCAAGGTTGTGGGAAAAGATCAGGATTTAAACATGAAGATGGTTCATATAGAGTCTGGAGGAGTCATGGGATGCGAAAATATTTTATGTCAACAATTATTAACAAAACCCATAATCATGAGCTTGCAAATTACCTTGTAGGTCATACCATATCTGCAACTGAGAGAGCCTACTGGTTTGCAGATCCCAAAGAACTAAAAAAAGAGTATTTGAAAGTTTTACCCTATCTTTCCCTGGATGGTGCGGAGGTTAAGGATGTTAAAACTGAAGAACTGAAAAAATATGAAACAGCTATGGAGGAGTTTGAAGAGATGAAACGAGAAATGGAAGATTATAAAGAGTTTGCACCATTGATAAAGGTTTTCGTTGAAGATGAAGAGATTCAGAAACGTGTTGAAAAGCGTTTGAATGAAAAAAATTAG
- a CDS encoding right-handed parallel beta-helix repeat-containing protein gives MMIKLARNHKIITYMLPLIGLLFAFSFCMGPVAAADNVTNNSSTNSTNWYVYSNQTIQDAVNNAAPGDTIIVNEGTYNENVILDKTDLTVKTNGNVTVQAANPSQPCFTLNSNATNAVIEGFTIIGSNNAGIYLNNTSNCLFKLFNFRKHNI, from the coding sequence ATGATGATTAAATTGGCAAGAAACCATAAAATTATAACTTATATGCTGCCTTTAATTGGTCTATTATTTGCTTTTTCGTTTTGCATGGGCCCTGTAGCAGCTGCAGATAACGTAACAAATAACAGTTCAACAAACTCCACAAATTGGTACGTTTATTCCAACCAAACAATACAAGATGCTGTAAATAACGCAGCTCCTGGTGATACCATAATTGTGAATGAAGGAACCTACAACGAAAACGTTATTTTAGATAAAACAGACTTAACTGTTAAAACTAATGGTAACGTTACTGTTCAGGCTGCTAATCCATCTCAACCGTGTTTTACTCTAAATTCTAATGCTACTAATGCTGTGATAGAAGGATTCACAATAATAGGTTCTAACAATGCAGGTATCTACTTAAATAATACTTCAAATTGTTTATTCAAATTGTTTAATTTCAGAAAACACAATATCTGA
- a CDS encoding beta strand repeat-containing protein, with amino-acid sequence MYDSDNNTVNAINNWWGTNNPVVSSTGPSDIYAATVNYDPWLVLNVSSADYIDGTSDVTADLTHNNQGNNTSSSGNLPDGIPINFNTTFGTITTTTYTNKGKTTSKLDSNNTNGVANVSVTLDNQTVSSTVALMGIYDITTQKGFTSLQDAINDISTLNGDIITVGNGTYTENVVIDKMLTITVIAGDNVTVQAADPNTPVFTITSTGNGSTIQGFNIIGGSEDIYLDSTNNCTITENIISNANDNGIYLDSSSNNTISGNNITNNCNYGIYLDNSPANTLQNNTITNNWYGIYLDNSSVNILQNNTVTDGGYGIYLDNSPENILQNNVIADNWDNDFDVSGDDTSDYVQNIDTSNNVNGNPIYYLVGENGLVFDGISMGYLTLVSCDNITVNNVSITSSGQILFVDTTNSTFSNCENNYGNDIYLWNSSSNIFSGNWDGAISLLNSSNNVFSANTINGQVYLESSNNNMIMGNSIYYRGGGPVCSVVLSSTVNANSISNAINTASNGAIYLESSNNNTISENYVNGITLVNSSNNTITENNISGCENGIYLENSTNNMITGNNITNTYNYGIYIDNSPENTLQNNTLTDNWDYNFGISGDDVSDYIQNIDTSNTINGNPIYYIVGQNGLVLDGVTMGYLALISCNNVTVENILNTDDMVSLTENDYGILIVNTINSTIQNCNITNNDEGIYFYNSSNDVLLENNLNNCGIVIYNSSSITLNSNIISSTNEGVSIENSSNIIIDNDTFSDICNGIEIYDSSNIIIDNDTFSDICNGIEIYDSSSVNIYYNAFSNDYGSIGIYLFNSNNNIISKNNITGFYTGIDLETSSNNTINENQIVNSHGYAIYFGDGIYLDNSDNNTISGNYITNGINGIDLESSNNDTITGNNVTNNYVGTIYYDCMNITGGNGISVNGNNVTISGNTVTDNGSNENFSYNGDNITSGNGISVNGDNATISGNTVTDNGANTIIHGWYTNYNGGNGISVNGDNATISGNTVTGNGVNSTITGIYDTNDNNGNGISVNGDNATISGNAVTGNGVNVGVSSLQSPVTESIGNGILVNSCNAFVSENIVTDQITGILINADNTTISENTVTNDIGIGILINGNNITISGNTVSGNDVGIDIIGNNSIIKDGNIIHDNNEDGLYVQGDNAQVLQNSIYNNGNNGINLSGIDSTISGNTVNNNGGYGIDTAGDNLTLSWNTVTDNNCAGIVVNSDVATVSDNNVTNNGLHGINGWSWDGIDVTGENTFTFENTVTGNGGMGLVVDGDGVNVCENIVNDNNNNGVIINGANVTVSGNTASGNNGYGIDVTGNDAIITSDNSIHDNKGKGLYVRGGNINIIGFTIYNNTGSGIDIAGANLTVSGNTVTNNGGYGIIVNGNAPTISGNIVTGNGGTGVSVTGANATVSGNTASNNNGDGIDVTGNDAIITSDNNIHDNKGKGLYVRGNNITIAGFNIYNNTGSGIDIAGANLTVSGNTVTNNGGYGVIVNGNAPTILENIVTGNGGTGVSVTGANATVSGNTASNNNGDGIDVTGGNTLTSGNTVTGNGGMGLVVNGDGVNVSENIVNDNNGKGITINGVNATVSGNTVSGNSGDGIDVNGNDAIITSDNNIHDNKGKGLYVRGNNITISGLNIYNNGNSGIDIAGANLTVTGNTVMNNGDKAIYSSMYDLTYDGFGILVSGDNAIVTGNTVTGNGNNVSASSFFNVNGIGGSGIVVNGNGATVSGNIVTDNGDDTTISDFEGSYAGGNGIVVSGDSANVFGNTVTGNGNNLTRHSAYGGNSAGGNGISVSGTNANIYGNTVTDNGDEASLSSFFGIANNDGNGIVVSGDNMRAYNNIVTGNGGDGISVTGNNANITSDNIIHDNGRNGLYICGNNINLTGFDIYNNNGNGLYVRGNNIILSGLNIYNNGNSGIDIAVPI; translated from the coding sequence TTGTATGATTCAGATAATAATACTGTAAATGCTATAAACAATTGGTGGGGTACTAATAATCCGGTGGTATCTTCAACGGGTCCAAGTGATATCTATGCAGCGACTGTTAATTATGATCCGTGGCTGGTTTTGAATGTGAGCTCTGCGGATTATATTGATGGTACATCTGATGTTACAGCAGATTTAACCCATAACAACCAGGGCAATAACACCTCATCATCAGGCAACCTTCCGGATGGCATACCTATAAATTTCAACACAACTTTCGGAACCATAACAACCACCACATACACAAACAAAGGAAAAACCACATCAAAACTTGATTCCAACAACACAAATGGTGTAGCTAATGTTTCTGTGACTCTGGATAATCAAACTGTTTCTAGCACAGTTGCTTTGATGGGAATATACGATATCACAACTCAAAAAGGTTTCACAAGTTTACAAGATGCCATAAATGATATTAGTACATTAAATGGGGATATTATAACAGTGGGAAACGGCACTTACACGGAGAATGTTGTAATTGATAAAATGTTAACTATAACAGTAATTGCTGGAGATAATGTAACTGTTCAGGCAGCAGACCCTAATACTCCCGTTTTCACAATAACAAGTACAGGTAATGGTTCAACAATACAAGGATTTAACATCATTGGAGGTTCTGAAGATATTTATCTAGATTCCACTAATAATTGTACCATCACTGAAAACATAATATCCAATGCTAATGATAACGGTATCTATCTAGATTCGTCTTCCAACAACACGATTTCAGGAAACAATATAACAAATAACTGTAATTATGGAATTTACTTGGATAATTCCCCTGCAAACACACTTCAAAACAATACAATTACAAATAATTGGTATGGAATTTATTTGGATAATTCCTCTGTAAACATACTTCAAAACAATACAGTTACTGATGGTGGTTATGGAATTTATTTGGATAATTCTCCTGAAAACATACTTCAAAATAATGTGATTGCGGATAATTGGGATAATGATTTTGATGTTTCTGGAGATGATACATCTGATTATGTCCAAAATATTGATACCAGTAACAATGTGAATGGAAATCCTATTTACTATCTTGTAGGAGAGAATGGCTTAGTATTTGATGGGATATCCATGGGATATTTAACATTAGTCTCTTGTGATAATATAACTGTTAATAATGTTAGCATTACAAGTAGTGGCCAAATTTTGTTTGTAGATACTACAAATTCAACATTTTCAAACTGTGAAAATAATTATGGTAATGATATTTATCTCTGGAATTCTTCAAGTAACATATTTTCAGGAAATTGGGATGGTGCAATTTCACTTTTGAATTCTTCAAATAATGTATTTTCAGCAAATACTATAAATGGCCAGGTTTACCTTGAATCATCTAATAACAACATGATTATGGGGAACAGTATCTATTATAGGGGTGGTGGACCTGTATGTAGTGTAGTTTTAAGTAGTACTGTTAATGCAAATTCCATTAGCAATGCCATTAACACCGCAAGTAATGGTGCTATATACCTCGAATCGTCTAATAACAATACAATTTCAGAAAATTACGTTAATGGAATTACTCTTGTGAATTCTTCAAATAACACAATCACAGAAAACAACATATCTGGTTGTGAAAATGGAATTTACTTAGAAAACTCCACAAACAACATGATCACAGGAAATAATATAACAAATACATATAACTACGGTATTTATATTGATAACTCCCCTGAAAACACATTACAAAATAACACACTCACAGATAATTGGGATTACAATTTTGGTATATCTGGTGATGATGTCTCCGATTACATCCAGAATATTGACACAAGTAACACTATAAATGGAAATCCTATTTATTACATTGTAGGGCAGAATGGATTAGTACTTGATGGAGTAACTATGGGGTATCTAGCATTAATCTCATGCAACAATGTAACCGTAGAAAATATTTTAAACACAGACGACATGGTTTCACTCACCGAAAATGATTATGGTATCCTAATTGTAAATACCATTAATTCAACAATTCAAAATTGTAATATAACTAACAATGATGAAGGCATTTACTTTTATAATTCCTCAAATGATGTATTACTTGAAAATAACCTTAACAACTGCGGGATTGTTATCTACAATTCAAGTAGTATTACTCTAAATAGTAATATAATTTCAAGTACTAATGAGGGCGTTTCCATCGAAAATTCAAGTAATATTATTATAGACAATGATACATTTTCTGATATCTGTAATGGTATTGAAATTTATGACTCAAGCAATATTATTATAGACAATGATACATTTTCTGATATCTGTAATGGTATTGAAATTTATGACTCAAGTAGTGTTAATATATATTATAATGCATTTTCTAATGATTATGGAAGTATTGGAATTTATCTTTTTAATTCAAACAACAATATAATTTCAAAAAATAATATTACAGGATTTTATACAGGGATTGATCTAGAAACTTCTTCCAATAATACCATTAACGAGAACCAAATAGTAAATTCTCATGGTTATGCAATTTATTTTGGTGATGGAATTTATCTTGACAATTCCGATAACAATACTATCTCTGGAAACTACATTACAAATGGCATTAATGGAATTGATTTAGAATCATCAAATAATGACACAATCACAGGGAATAATGTTACAAATAACTACGTTGGAACAATATACTATGATTGTATGAATATAACTGGTGGTAATGGAATTTCAGTAAATGGAAATAATGTAACCATTTCAGGGAATACTGTGACCGATAATGGCAGTAATGAGAATTTCAGCTACAATGGGGATAATATAACTAGTGGTAATGGAATTTCAGTAAATGGAGATAATGCAACTATTTCAGGGAATACTGTGACAGATAATGGTGCTAATACAATTATTCATGGATGGTACACGAATTATAACGGTGGTAATGGAATTTCAGTAAATGGGGATAATGCAACTATTTCAGGGAATACTGTGACTGGCAACGGTGTTAATTCAACTATTACAGGAATATATGATACAAATGATAATAATGGTAATGGAATTTCAGTAAATGGGGATAATGCAACTATTTCTGGAAATGCTGTGACTGGTAATGGTGTTAATGTGGGAGTTTCGTCTTTACAAAGTCCTGTGACTGAAAGTATTGGTAATGGAATTCTGGTAAATAGTTGTAATGCATTTGTTTCTGAAAATATTGTGACTGATCAAATTACAGGAATACTAATTAATGCAGACAATACAACTATTTCAGAAAACACTGTAACTAATGATATAGGCATTGGAATACTAATTAACGGGAATAATATAACTATTTCTGGAAATACTGTTTCTGGTAATGATGTTGGAATTGATATAATTGGAAATAATTCCATTATTAAAGATGGTAATATCATCCATGACAATAATGAAGATGGACTTTATGTACAAGGCGATAATGCACAAGTCTTGCAAAATTCCATTTACAACAATGGTAACAATGGGATTAACCTATCCGGAATTGATTCAACCATTTCAGGAAACACAGTTAATAATAATGGAGGTTATGGAATTGACACAGCTGGTGATAATTTAACTCTGTCCTGGAATACTGTGACCGATAATAATTGCGCAGGAATAGTAGTAAATAGTGATGTTGCAACTGTTTCAGACAACAATGTAACGAATAATGGACTTCATGGAATTAACGGATGGAGTTGGGATGGAATTGATGTAACAGGAGAAAATACATTTACTTTTGAAAATACTGTGACAGGTAACGGTGGTATGGGTTTAGTTGTTGATGGTGATGGTGTGAATGTTTGCGAAAATATCGTGAATGACAATAACAATAATGGAGTCATAATTAATGGTGCTAATGTGACTGTTTCTGGGAATACTGCATCCGGTAATAATGGTTATGGAATTGATGTAACCGGAAACGATGCCATCATCACAAGCGATAATAGTATCCATGACAACAAAGGAAAAGGCCTCTACGTTCGAGGAGGTAACATAAACATTATAGGATTTACTATTTACAACAATACTGGTTCTGGAATTGACATAGCAGGTGCTAATTTAACTGTTTCTGGGAACACTGTGACCAACAATGGCGGATATGGGATAATAGTTAATGGTAACGCTCCTACCATTTCAGGAAACATCGTAACTGGAAATGGTGGTACTGGAGTATCAGTTACCGGTGCTAACGCAACCGTTTCTGGAAATACCGCATCAAATAATAATGGTGATGGAATTGACGTAACTGGTAATGATGCGATCATCACAAGTGATAATAATATCCATGACAACAAAGGAAAAGGCCTCTACGTGCGTGGAAATAACATAACTATAGCTGGATTTAACATTTACAATAATACTGGTTCTGGAATTGACATAGCAGGTGCTAATTTAACTGTTTCTGGGAACACTGTGACTAACAATGGAGGATATGGAGTAATAGTTAATGGTAATGCCCCTACCATTTTAGAAAACATCGTAACTGGAAATGGTGGTACTGGAGTATCAGTTACCGGTGCTAACGCAACCGTTTCTGGAAATACTGCATCAAATAATAATGGTGATGGAATTGATGTAACAGGAGGAAATACACTTACTTCTGGGAATACGGTGACTGGTAACGGTGGTATGGGTTTAGTTGTTAATGGTGATGGTGTGAATGTTAGCGAAAATATCGTGAATGACAATAACGGCAAAGGAATAACAATTAATGGTGTTAATGCAACTGTTTCTGGGAATACTGTATCAGGTAATAGTGGTGATGGAATTGATGTAAATGGTAATGATGCGATCATCACAAGTGACAATAATATCCATGACAACAAAGGAAAAGGTCTCTACGTGCGTGGAAATAACATAACCATCAGTGGACTTAATATTTACAATAATGGTAATTCTGGAATTGATATAGCAGGTGCTAATTTAACTGTTACAGGGAATACAGTGATGAATAATGGTGATAAGGCAATATATTCCAGCATGTATGATCTTACTTATGATGGGTTTGGTATTCTAGTGTCAGGTGATAATGCAATTGTTACTGGAAACACTGTTACAGGTAATGGTAATAATGTGAGTGCATCCAGCTTTTTTAATGTGAATGGTATCGGTGGTTCTGGAATAGTAGTTAATGGTAATGGTGCTACTGTTTCTGGAAATATCGTAACTGATAACGGAGACGATACAACAATATCTGACTTTGAGGGAAGTTATGCGGGTGGTAATGGTATTGTTGTGTCAGGTGACAGTGCAAATGTTTTTGGAAACACAGTGACTGGTAATGGAAATAATTTAACAAGACATTCTGCATATGGTGGGAATTCTGCAGGTGGTAATGGTATTTCAGTGTCAGGCACTAATGCTAATATTTATGGAAATACTGTGACTGATAATGGGGATGAAGCTTCCTTATCTTCATTTTTTGGCATAGCCAATAATGATGGTAATGGTATTGTTGTGTCAGGTGATAATATGAGAGCTTATAATAATATTGTGACTGGTAACGGTGGTGACGGAATTTCTGTAACTGGAAATAATGCGAACATTACAAGTGACAATATTATCCATGATAATGGTAGAAATGGGCTTTATATATGTGGAAATAACATAAACCTCACGGGATTTGACATCTATAATAATAATGGAAATGGTCTTTACGTGCGCGGAAATAACATAATTCTCAGCGGACTTAATATTTACAATAATGGTAATTCTGGAATTGATATAGCGGTGCCAATTTAA